The Mustelus asterias chromosome 23, sMusAst1.hap1.1, whole genome shotgun sequence genome window below encodes:
- the igfals gene encoding uncharacterized protein igfals, whose translation MYKSVEFCLVSVIVGLWYIPLRAESQLTTEEEPEDESFHCPRVCTCIFDDYSEELNAYCSSRYLTSIPNDLPVNAKAVWFDSNNFTVLRSHTFRNMSNLDFLNLENSHIVSVEPHAFYGLKLLVHLHLERNKLRYLVPNAFLHTPSLGALSLNNNNFGKVEEGLFSGLSHLWYLNLGWNNLVVLPATGFHDLLKLKELILAGNRLTYLQPQLFESLTELRELDLSGNLLRIIKGNIFVKLQKLQKLYMSCNQISTIVPRAFMGMKSLRWLDLSNNRIVVLHEETFSGLLNLHVLRLVNNSITGLRHRTFQELQFLEELQFGYNKIKSLSENIFDGLLQLEVLTLNNNQIHEIKSGAFVGLREVAVLNLSSNSLTNLPDRTFKGLLNLHSLHLENNAVTRIQPNTFSGLFYLRRLFLQNNHISVIDNQSLSDLKELLELDFRHNKLTQLSFQAFTGVPNLEYLLLKCNELRYISDNTFQPLQRLSWLDLSGNSIELFHNYTLMPLTKLKYLNLKGNSLKHFPPQFLQQASQLEQLLLEDNNWHCDCLLKSLRDYCLKNPHVVPRYFESATEGDETHAVIYTYNNITCASPQAIANTDLRDISEDYFGHC comes from the coding sequence AATTTTGCCTTGTATCGGTTATTGTTGGTTTATGGTACATTCCATTGAGAGCAGAATCGCAGCTAACGACGGAGGAAGAGCCAGAAGATGAAAGCTTCCACTGTCCCCGTGTGTGCACCTGCATTTTTGATGACTACAGCGAGGAGCTAAATGCCTACTGCAGCTCTCGTTATCTTACCAGCATCCCAAATGACCTGCCAGTCAACGCTAAAGCCGTTTGGTTCGACTCGAATAACTTTACTGTTCTTCGATCCCATACTTTCAGGAACATGTCTAACCTGGACTTCTTGAACCTGGAGAACAGCCACATAGTTAGTGTTGAGCCACATGCTTTCTATGGTTTGAAATTGCTCGTCCACCTGCATTTGGAAAGGAACAAATTGAGATACTTGGTACCAAATGCATTCCTCCACACTCCATCTCTCGGCGCACTTAGTCTCAATAACAACAACTTTGGGAAAGTTGAAGAAGGGTTGTTTTCTGGCCTCTCTCACCTCTGGTACCTGAATCTGGGATGGAATAATCTGGTGGTTTTGCCTGCGACGGGCTTTCATGACTTATTGAAACTAAAAGAGCTTATCCTGGCGGGCAACAGGTTAACTTATCTGCAGCCTCAACTGTTTGAAAGTCTGACAGAGCTGAGGGAACTTGACTTGTCAGGGAATCTGTTGAGAATCATCAAGGGGAACATCTTTGTGAAGCTGCAAAAGCTTCAGAAGCTGTATATGAGTTGCAACCAGATCAGCACCATCGTACCCCGGGCTTTTATGGGAATGAAATCTCTCAGATGGTTAGACTTGTCCAACAATCGCATCGTTGTGTTACATGAGGAAACGTTCTCTGGACTTTTAAACCTCCACGTGCTTCGGCTGGTCAACAACTCCATCACGGGACTAAGGCACAGGACGTTCCAAGAACTCCAGTTTCTGGAGGAACTCCAGTTTGGGTACAACAAGATCAAGAGCCTTTCTGAAAACATTTTTGACGGTTTGTTACAACTGGAAGTCCTGACTCTAAACAACAATCAGATTCACGAGATCAAATCGGGGGCCTTTGTTGGACTTCGTGAGGTGGCCGTACTCAATCTATCCAGCAACTCTCTGACGAACTTGCCTGATCGCACATTTAAAGGCCTTCTCAATCTTCACAGCCTGCACTTGGAAAACAACGCAGTCACCAGAATTCAACCAAACACGTTCTCCGGATTGTTCTACCTTCGAAGGCTCTTTCTGCAAAACAATCACATTTCGGTTATTGACAACCAGAGCCTCAGTGACTTGAAAGAGCTTTTGGAACTGGATTTCAGACACAACAAACTCACACAGCTCTCTTTTCAGGCTTTCACTGGCGTACCCAATCTGGAGTATCTTCTACTGAAGTGCAATGAACTCCGGTACATTTCTGATAACACCTTCCAACCTCTTCAACGTCTCTCTTGGCTTGATTTATCGGGGAACTCCATCGAGCTTTTCCACAATTATACTCTCATGCCATTGACCAAGTTAAAGTATCTGAACCTGAAGGGCAACTCATTAAAGCATTTCCCACCACAGTTTTTGCAGCAGGCATCACAATTGGAGCAACTGTTGTTGGAGGATAACAATTGGCACTGTGACTGCTTACTCAAGTCCCTCAGGGATTACTGCCTGAAGAATCCTCATGTAGTTCCTCGTTACTTTGAATCTGCGACGGAAGGAGATGAAACTCATGCCGTCATTTACACCTACAACAACATCACATGCGCAAGCCCACAGGCCATTGCTAATACAGATCTGAGAGACATCAGCGAAGACTATTTTGGTCATTGTTAA